The genome window GCTGGCGAAAATGAGCCAATTCCTTTCGTTTTTATACCGACTGCCGCGCCTCGCCTTTGTAGGCCTTGTTCGCGGGTATCAACTCCTTTTGTCCCCGCATCTCCCTCCTACGTGTCGGTTTCAACCGACGTGTTCGACGTACAGCATTCAGGCATTTCGAGAATATGGGGCCGTAAAAGGACTTATCCTGACAATCTACCGACTCGGACGGTGTCATCCCTGGGGCGGGTATGGCTACGATCCGCCGCGTTGGTTTGGGGAATCACTTCCCCATGAGGAATGCCACCATGCGTCTGATCCGTCCGGCACATCCGATGCACAGTCCCCTGCGGATGAACCTGTCTCTTCCCACGTTTCTTCTTCCTCCGAATGATCGACCAGCCAGCTGCTCTTCTCGATGACGTCCGTTTTGATGAAGACGGCCTCGTCGCTGCAATTGTGCAGGACGCAGAAACAAACGAGGTCCTCATGATGGCCTATATGAATGAGCAAACGCTCGAGATGACGCTCGAGACAGGTAGAATGACGTACTGGAGTCGCTCGCGACAGGAGATCTGGATTAAGGGGGCAACCAGCGGAAATACGCAGAAAGTCGAGTCCGTACACGTTGATTGCGATGGCGACGCGTTGCTATTCAGCGTGGCTCAAAAAGGCGGAGCCTGCCATACCGGGCACCAGTCGTGCTTCTACCGTCGCGCGACCGCGGACGGGTGGAAAGACGATGGCCAGATGGTGTTTGACCCCGATGAAGCGTATAGCTAACGCGCAGTCTGCCGCGCCCCACTAGCCTAGGTGGTTGCGTTAACGATTGTCGGTCGCCGCGATCGCCGTCCGGTAATGTCCCCTAGCATCCGTTTCATCCACAGCATACGAGCTTGCCTACCATGGTTCGCAAGATCATCGCATTTGTCGTTGCTGTGATCATTCCTGAAGCGGTCGGGGCGCTTGCGGGTCTTGCCACGCAGTCGTCCGTCACGACCTGGTATCCGACATTGTCGAGGCCCTGGTTCACGCCCCCGGATGCCGTCTTTGCGCCCGTCTGGATCACTCTCTATTTTATGATGGGAGTCGCGTCCTGGCGTGTCTGGGATCGGGGCGCTCGACGTGCAACCGGACAGATGGCTCTCGTCGCCTACGGTTTGCAATTGCTTCTCAACGGTGCGTGGTCGCTCGTTTTCTTCGGCTTCCAGTCGATTGCGTGGGGGCTCGTGGTGATTGTCGCATTGCTCATCGCGATCCTGGTGACGATGCGTCTCTTCCGCCGCGTCGACCGGTGGGCTTTCTGGCTGCTGGTTCCCTATTGCGTCTGGGTCGCATACGCGACTATGCTGAATGCGTCGCTCTGGTGGCTGAACAGCGCGTAGCGTAGAGTCAAAGCAACGGCATCGAGCAGGTTAGATCGTTCCACGATGCGTCGGCGCATGGTCCGAATCATTGCGGGCGGAAGGCAACCATCTTTGAACGGGCGAACTTCGGTGCGTACTTGAGCGTGAAGTTTGTCTGGAAGCACGACGCGCTTTCACCTCCCAACCTTAATCTCCACCTCTATTTTCGCTCCGATCCAGATATGACTTTGATACGTCGATTCGCCAGTGTTTTTTCTCTCACGATGCTTGTCTTCGCGGTGACGATGGTCGTTCCAGATACCGCGGCGGCGCAGGAGCGCAACTCGATGCTTCCACGCGTCAGCCCGAACGCGAGCGTCAGCCAGTCTATTGGCGTCACGACCGTGGAGGTGCACTATGGGCGCCCGGCCGTTCGGGATCGCCAGGTCTTCGGCAAGCTCGTTCCCTACGGCGATGTGTGGCGAACCGGTGCGAATGAGGCGACCGTCATCGCTTTCTCCACGCCCGTACAAATTGAGGGTGAGTCGCTCGACGCCGGCATGTATTCGCTCTTTACGGTGCCGGGGGAGGAAGAGTGGACGTTTATCTTTAACGACACGGTGGAGCAGTGGGGAGCGTACAACTACGAGGAAAGTAAGGACGTTCTTCGCGTGACCACCGAGCCGACGACGGGGCCCATGCATGAGCGGCTCACGTTCGCGTTTCCAAGCGTGACGGATTCGTCGGCCACGCTCGCCCTGATGTGGGATGAGACACGCGTTCCCCTCGAGATCACCGTCGACACGAAGGAGGTGATCGCGAGTCGGGCAGCCAGTGCTGTCGACGCGGCTGAGAACTGGCAAACACCTCTCCAATATGCAGGATATGCGCTTCAGAACGACATTTTGATCGAGGAAGCAATTGACTGGACCGATGCCTCGCTCGAGATACAAGAGACGTTTCCAGCACTGGCCGTTAAGGCCCGCCTTCAGGCAAAGAACGGCGACTATCAGTCCGCCATCGAGTCGGCTGAGCGTGCCGTTGAACTCGCGGAAAACATGGAGGAGACACCTCGGGGACTCGAGGGACTCAAGAATGCTCTCGAAGAGTGGAAGGCAAAATGAGTTCGCCGCCGGTGTGGCAAAACATGTTATGATGTAACCAGCCTTTTGCGGGTTACTCGATCGGCGTCCCGGATCCCCGGGGCGCCGAATCTATTTTTATGAACCGAAACGCCCCATTCCCTCTTAGCTCACCTTATGTACTCTAACGTTTCGCCGTCTGCATTGCGCTATATATTGTTCGCGTGCCTTCTGATGACAGCTTTTCTCGTCGTCGGATGTGGCTCCGAATCCACATCGCCGACTTCAAACGATCGAGACGCAATCTCTGCGGATTCGATCATTCAAAAGGCAATTGCAGCACATGGCGGTTCCGTTCTCGATACCTCTGTGGTCACATTCGACTTCCGCGGAGCTCAGTTTCGCCTGGTTCACGACGAAGGAAGATTCCGATATGTGCGTCGAACGACGGACTCTCTGGGACAGACGGTGCGAGAAGTACTGTCGAATGATAGCCTATACCGTGAAGTCAACGGCGACACTGTCAGCCTGTCGGCGGAAGAACGGGAGAGCATGAACACGACGGTAAACTCCGTCTCGTACTTCGCGCTCCTGCCGTACAAACTGTCGGACCCGGCCGTGAATGCGCAGCGACTCGGCGTGGATACGGTTCGTAGCACGCCTTATTATCGAGTCGAAGTGACGTTCGCGTCCGAAGGGGGAGGGCAAGACTGGGAGGATCGATTCGTCTACTGGTTCGATACCGAATCCTACCACATGGATTTCCTCGCCTACGCGTATGGATTGGGCGGAGATGAAGAGCCCGGACATCGTTTTCGCGAAGCGTATAATGTCCGTGAGATCGAGAACGTGCGGATTGCCGACTACAAGAATTATACGGATACGACGATCACGCCGTCTACGATCGAAAATTACGCCCGACGCCTATCTGCTTCGACGCTGCAGGAAGTCTCGCGTGTAGAACTCGACTCCGTTCGAGTGACAACTCTCCGGGACGGACGATGATGATGAGAATGTTTCGTTCAGGATGCGCTCATCCCTGACACTGCGGGGGAGGGAATGTATGACGATGGAGGAGGATTTCGTTTAAGGCGCCTAATAACCCAGGTGATTTTCTTTATGGAAACGACTTACTGGCTTTAACCCTTGTCGTTTGTGACTCCATCGAATCGCTTTGCCGGTTGCAATATGTCTCTCTCCACTGCGGACTCCGTGTCCGAAACGTTCGATAATCCTCCGGAAGTACCGGTTTCTCACGGTCTCCTCGCTGCCGCATTAGACCAGATCCAGGATCCGGTCATACTCACGAGTGCGGAGCTTGAGAAGCCCGGGCCAACGATTCTTTACGTCAACCCGGCATTCACTCGACTGACGGGGTACGAGTTGGACGAGGTATTAGGTAAGTCGCCACGCATCCTCCAGGGCGAACGAACGGATCCACTGACGCTCGACCTCCTGAAGCGTCGGTTGCGAGAAGACGGCCACTTCAAGGGAGAGGCCATTAATTACCGAAAGGACGGGTCGGAGTATGTACTCGAATGGGAGATTAGTCCGATACGGTCTAAAAGTGGAGAGGTGCGTTATTGGGTAGCCTTGCAGCGAGATGTCACCGAGAGGCACCTGGTCGAACGAGAGGTGCTCGACGTGAGCACGCGAGAGCAGAAACGGATTGCCGAGGATCTGCACGACAACCTTGGGCAGACCATGAGTGGTATGCTCATGCGAATGCGAGCGCTGGAAAATCGTGTCGAAGAACGTCAGGATGAGGCATTGACGCGAGAATTCGGCGACCTGCGTCGTCACATGCGCAGCGCGCTCGATCGGATACGGCGTCACGTGCGCGAGCTGTATCCTGTGAGTCTGGCTGACGACGGTCTATTGCCGGGGCTGAAGGAGTTGGCGTCGAACGCGGAGGCGTTGTACGGGGTCACATGCCGTGTCAAGTCCAGCGGGGATACGACGATAGCATCCTCCGACGTGGCCACGCAACTCTACCGTATTACGCAGGAGGCGATCACCAACTCCGTTAAGCACGGTGGCGCGACAATCATCGATGTCACCATCTCGTCGACAAATGGCCATCTAACACTTGCCATCGAGAACAACGGGACAAGCATTTCCCCCGATGATTTGGAGGAATCCACGGGTATGGGATTGAGGATCATGCGTCAGCGGGCGCGGGCGATCCAAGCCGGATTTACAATCCGCCCATCGGAGCGCGGCACCGTCGTAGAGGTGTCATTGAAGAACCGACACCTCCTTCGCTCGCCAAATGCGTAACACATGTCGGACGTGCTGAAAATAGGTCCGATCGCTCGGTTTATTTCCGAAGACGGGAGATGATGTACGCAAGGACAGCAGACGCGCCGCCAACGACAGCCAGGGTGGCGAGCGGTCGAGAACGCGCTTCGGCCTGAAGCGCCTTGACGGGGTGAAGCTCGACCTCCCCAAAGTCTAAGAGGTGGGCAACGGCGTTTGGTGAGGCCGTTTCGCCCAGACGTGCGATCGTTTCTCCTTTGTATTGCACGTTGATTGTTACTCCTGCTGTGCGAAGCGCCTGGTTGAACTGCTCGGTTCGCATGCGTCGGACGTCTCCGCTCCAGGGGCCGGCCTGTAGGAGACGTTTTCCTGCACGGATGGAGGGGAGGTCCACAACCACAACATCGCCATCTCCCTGGATCTGAATGTCTTCACCATCAATAGCGAGCGTTAGGTCCGCGAGTACTTCGAGAGGAAGAGGCATGGGTCGAGTCGTGAAGTGATCATACAAGAAATGGCGCTCCGGTTGCGAACCGGTGCACGCGCGGACAAAGTACGACGGAGGCAACGGTGCTCATCGACACAGAAACCCCGAGACGGACGCAAGGCGCGTCCTGAATCGGGGTTCAGCATCTGTGCCGGGTCCTCCCCCGCAACGGTCGAAATGAGATCAGTTCCGCTTGTCCGTCGTGCGAATTTTGAGACTACCGTTCATTTTCCATTGTGCATGGTCAGCGTCACCACCGACCTTACTGGGTACGAACAGTTCGAAATCTTCGAACTCGTAGGTGATCTCTGCGCCGCGACCAGTCAGGCGATCGTACAGGCCAATAGCGAGCTCGGGCCAGGTTTCTGTTCCTTCCTTCGTGTCTGCCATAAGAGGGTGTCCAATGTTTGAAAAAGAGGACGTTCTGAGTACAGAAGGAGGCGGCAGAACCGCCACCACGAGCGGCGTCGAACCGCCCCTGTTGTGATAGTTGTTAACCTCTGTGAAGAAACGTAGTGCCTTTATAGTGAGAGATTTTCGTAATCAGAACGTCCAGAACTGGTTACGACCATCAACTCTACCGGTCGCGGTGGCGTAGCACTCACGTCCAGTTACCCGTAACGCCCGTATCGTGACAGTCGCAGCATATCACTTCGGCGACTCTTCCGCTTCTCGCAGGCTCTTAGAATGATCGTCCATGCGTTATGTCTGATTCCAAGCCTCAACGTATTCTTGTAAGTGGTGCGACGGGTTATGTCGGCGGACGGCTGGTGCCCTGTCTTTTGCAGGCGGGCTACGACGTGTGTTGCTTCGTCCGCAGCGAGAAACGGCTTCGTGCTCAGCCCTGGGGCGATCGGGTCCGCGTGGCCGTGGGAGACGCCATGAACGAGGAGGACATCGAGAAGGCGATGGAGGGCATCGACGTCGCCTACTTCTTAATTCATTCCCTTGGTACCGGTGAGGACTTTGCGGAACGTGACCGAAAGATTGCCACGAATTTCCGCCGGGCAGCTGAGAAGAAGGGGGTACAGCGTATCATTTATATGGGCGGAATGCGCCCCAAGGGTGAGCAAAAGTCTGAACATTTGCTCAGCCGGATCGAAACCGGAGACCATCTTCGGGATGGGCCCGTGCCCGTTACCGAGTTTCGCGCAGCACAGATCATCGGGTCCGGGTCTCTATCGTTTGAGCTCGTCCGCTACCTGACCGAGCGAATACCGGTTCTGATCTGTCCAAAGTGGGTGAGCACGCCCACGCAACCAATCGCAATTCGAAACGTGCTCCAGTACCTGACTTCGGCTCTCGAAACACCGGAGAGTACAGGTGAAACGATCGAGATTGGCGGCGCAGATGTCCTAACGTATGGAGACATGTTTCGAGCCTACGCAAAGGTCCGCGATTTACAGCGGACACTGATCGCGGTACCGTTTTTCACGCCGCGCCTTTCGTCACACTGGGTCGGTCTCGTGACGCCGATCGCCAATAGCATCGCCCGCCCGCTTATCGAGGGGCTCGACAACGAGGTCGTCGTTGACGATCCCGATCGTGCTCGCTCCATGTTTCCCGACATCGAGCCGATTAAGTTCGAGGCGGCGCTGCGGCTAGCGCTTCGCCGGGCAGAGTCCGACGAGGTCCCGACCGTCTGGAACAGCGCGCGCTCGTCTTCACCGCGGGCAAATGAAATGACGGCGGATTTGGAGACGACGGAGGGCCTCTACAAGGAAACGCGTCGCATTAACGTACATGCCGACGCCGACACGGCCTTTGACGTCATCAAATCACTCGGGGGCCAGACCGGGTGGTTGTATGCAGACCCGCTCTGGCACGTACGTGGCTGGCTCGATCAGTTGTCCGGCGGGGTAGGATTTCGCAGAGGCCGACGCAATCCTACGGACCTTCGCGTCGGCGACGCCGTCGACTTTTGGCGCGTCGAATCGATGGAGGAGGTCGGGGAAGAAAAGATGCTCCGGCTTCGGGCGGAGATGCGACTGCCGGGTCGCGCGTGGCTTCAGTTCGAGGTGGAACCGATCGCGCGGGAGCGGTGCAGAGTGACCCAGCAGGTCTTCTTCGAACCCAAAGGCCTGACCGGAACGATCTACTGGAATATGATCGCGATTCCGCATCGAATCGTGTACGCAGGGATGATGCGGGCCCTTCGAGAGCGGATCGAAACCCGCGCGTACAGGCTGTCGCAGATGTCGGAAGAAACCTCGGGTACGACGACATTGGAGGATGTCGAGGCAGCCCGACGGTAACGCTCCATCGCCGAGACGAAAGGGGCTCCGTCCAGTAGAGATCAAGACGTCCTCGGGCCCGTCCGGTTAACGGAGCGGACCGAAACGGTCCGGGCGCATCGCATCCGATTGCGGATCCCAGGAGAAGAACGTCCAGACGGCTTTTCCGATCATGTGACTTTCCGGCACAAAGCCCCAGAAACGGCTGTCGAATGAATTGTCGCGGTTGTCGCCGAGCGTAAAGTAGTAGTCTTGCCCGACGGTATATCGTTTCGTCGGTTTGCCGTCCACGAAAACGGTTCCGGCTCTCACATCCACCGTGCGGCCCTCATGGCGCTCAAGGATGTCGCGGTACGTGGGCAGCGTCCGAGGGGACAACCAGATTGTGTCGCCAGCTTTTGGGATGCGAAGGGGATGGAATCGATCGGGTGTGTTGCCGGATCCGTCGGGAAAGAGAGAGACGGACGTTCGGCGACCACGTGCCACGACGGACGGGTGTACGGACTCTACCTCCGGCAACTCCCGAATTCGAGCTGCGACGTCGCGCGTCGCACTGACTTCAAATGTGCCCGTTCGGTCGGTACCATACGCCGTCCCAGCACCCAGGTCGCGCAACTCGTCCGGAGACACCCAGAGTTGCGTACCCGTCATTTCGACCCGCCATCGCTGTTGAGCCGTCTGTGGCAGGCGTTGTGCGAGTCCGTTGATGTAAACCTGCTTGTCTCGGATCGATAGCGTATCGCCGGGGAGGGCGACGATACGCTTCAGGTAGGGGGTTCGCTGATCGACCGGTCCGCTCTCTGTCGGAAGATTAAAGACGACGACATCTCCGCGCTCGGGCGCCGTAAAGCCGGGCAGCCGGACCGACGGAAGCTCAACATCGGCCACGGGCCCCCCGAAGGGCAAGCGCACGGTGATCGGGGTGCGCGGCCCGTAATGTAGCTTTGACACCAGAATATAGTCGCCCGGGATGACGGTGCGGGCCATCGAGGGGGTGGGCACCACGAACGGCCGGGCCACGAAGAGATTCAGTGACAGCGCAATTCCCAGTGCATACAGAAGAGCCGTTTTCCACACGCGAAGCGTGGATCGGGTCGATGCGCTGAGTGAAAACGGCGATCTCGACCTGTCGAGCGGAATCAGTGGTTTCATACGACAGCACACGACGAACGGAGAACATACAGGATACATCCGCATCCTCTGTACCTCACGTCGCAAAAATCGATCCCGACGCGGGGTTGGTGCCGATGTTCAGTGCTGTGCGGAATGACGCTCCGCAGGGATGTTACGTTCCGAGTAGAGGAAGACGCGGAAAGTCGTCTCCGTTGTGCGTGGCTGGGACGTCAGCCGGCGACGTTATGCACTCGCCTTCCGCTCGTCGTAGATGGGGCCGGATCTCTCTCGGATGGTACTCTCCGTAACGCGGACGGCCCCGACGCCCTGCATGCTGTGCACCTCGAACATAATGTCAAGCATGATACCTTCCATCACCGAGCGCAGGCCGCGGGCCCCTGTACCCAGACGGCGTGCCCGTTCAACAACGCTTTGCAGGGCGTCTTCGTCGAAC of Longibacter salinarum contains these proteins:
- the yidD gene encoding membrane protein insertion efficiency factor YidD, with amino-acid sequence MSQFLSFLYRLPRLAFVGLVRGYQLLLSPHLPPTCRFQPTCSTYSIQAFREYGAVKGLILTIYRLGRCHPWGGYGYDPPRWFGESLPHEECHHASDPSGTSDAQSPADEPVSSHVSSSSE
- the hisI gene encoding phosphoribosyl-AMP cyclohydrolase, encoding MIDQPAALLDDVRFDEDGLVAAIVQDAETNEVLMMAYMNEQTLEMTLETGRMTYWSRSRQEIWIKGATSGNTQKVESVHVDCDGDALLFSVAQKGGACHTGHQSCFYRRATADGWKDDGQMVFDPDEAYS
- a CDS encoding TspO/MBR family protein, giving the protein MVRKIIAFVVAVIIPEAVGALAGLATQSSVTTWYPTLSRPWFTPPDAVFAPVWITLYFMMGVASWRVWDRGARRATGQMALVAYGLQLLLNGAWSLVFFGFQSIAWGLVVIVALLIAILVTMRLFRRVDRWAFWLLVPYCVWVAYATMLNASLWWLNSA
- a CDS encoding DUF2911 domain-containing protein, coding for MTLIRRFASVFSLTMLVFAVTMVVPDTAAAQERNSMLPRVSPNASVSQSIGVTTVEVHYGRPAVRDRQVFGKLVPYGDVWRTGANEATVIAFSTPVQIEGESLDAGMYSLFTVPGEEEWTFIFNDTVEQWGAYNYEESKDVLRVTTEPTTGPMHERLTFAFPSVTDSSATLALMWDETRVPLEITVDTKEVIASRAASAVDAAENWQTPLQYAGYALQNDILIEEAIDWTDASLEIQETFPALAVKARLQAKNGDYQSAIESAERAVELAENMEETPRGLEGLKNALEEWKAK
- a CDS encoding DUF6503 family protein, with translation MTAFLVVGCGSESTSPTSNDRDAISADSIIQKAIAAHGGSVLDTSVVTFDFRGAQFRLVHDEGRFRYVRRTTDSLGQTVREVLSNDSLYREVNGDTVSLSAEERESMNTTVNSVSYFALLPYKLSDPAVNAQRLGVDTVRSTPYYRVEVTFASEGGGQDWEDRFVYWFDTESYHMDFLAYAYGLGGDEEPGHRFREAYNVREIENVRIADYKNYTDTTITPSTIENYARRLSASTLQEVSRVELDSVRVTTLRDGR
- a CDS encoding PAS domain-containing sensor histidine kinase, translating into MSLSTADSVSETFDNPPEVPVSHGLLAAALDQIQDPVILTSAELEKPGPTILYVNPAFTRLTGYELDEVLGKSPRILQGERTDPLTLDLLKRRLREDGHFKGEAINYRKDGSEYVLEWEISPIRSKSGEVRYWVALQRDVTERHLVEREVLDVSTREQKRIAEDLHDNLGQTMSGMLMRMRALENRVEERQDEALTREFGDLRRHMRSALDRIRRHVRELYPVSLADDGLLPGLKELASNAEALYGVTCRVKSSGDTTIASSDVATQLYRITQEAITNSVKHGGATIIDVTISSTNGHLTLAIENNGTSISPDDLEESTGMGLRIMRQRARAIQAGFTIRPSERGTVVEVSLKNRHLLRSPNA
- a CDS encoding SDR family oxidoreductase, with the translated sequence MSDSKPQRILVSGATGYVGGRLVPCLLQAGYDVCCFVRSEKRLRAQPWGDRVRVAVGDAMNEEDIEKAMEGIDVAYFLIHSLGTGEDFAERDRKIATNFRRAAEKKGVQRIIYMGGMRPKGEQKSEHLLSRIETGDHLRDGPVPVTEFRAAQIIGSGSLSFELVRYLTERIPVLICPKWVSTPTQPIAIRNVLQYLTSALETPESTGETIEIGGADVLTYGDMFRAYAKVRDLQRTLIAVPFFTPRLSSHWVGLVTPIANSIARPLIEGLDNEVVVDDPDRARSMFPDIEPIKFEAALRLALRRAESDEVPTVWNSARSSSPRANEMTADLETTEGLYKETRRINVHADADTAFDVIKSLGGQTGWLYADPLWHVRGWLDQLSGGVGFRRGRRNPTDLRVGDAVDFWRVESMEEVGEEKMLRLRAEMRLPGRAWLQFEVEPIARERCRVTQQVFFEPKGLTGTIYWNMIAIPHRIVYAGMMRALRERIETRAYRLSQMSEETSGTTTLEDVEAARR
- the lepB gene encoding signal peptidase I, translating into MKPLIPLDRSRSPFSLSASTRSTLRVWKTALLYALGIALSLNLFVARPFVVPTPSMARTVIPGDYILVSKLHYGPRTPITVRLPFGGPVADVELPSVRLPGFTAPERGDVVVFNLPTESGPVDQRTPYLKRIVALPGDTLSIRDKQVYINGLAQRLPQTAQQRWRVEMTGTQLWVSPDELRDLGAGTAYGTDRTGTFEVSATRDVAARIRELPEVESVHPSVVARGRRTSVSLFPDGSGNTPDRFHPLRIPKAGDTIWLSPRTLPTYRDILERHEGRTVDVRAGTVFVDGKPTKRYTVGQDYYFTLGDNRDNSFDSRFWGFVPESHMIGKAVWTFFSWDPQSDAMRPDRFGPLR